In the Bacteroidia bacterium genome, one interval contains:
- a CDS encoding RecQ family ATP-dependent DNA helicase — protein sequence MTDIHQILKKYWGYDSFRSMQEEIIRSIEQGKDTLALLPTGGGKSVCFQVPALAQDGLCIVVTPLIALMKDQVENLQALGIRAMAVYSGMSKREVDVALDNCVYGKEKFLYVSPERLQTELFKARAGKMRINLIAVDEAHCISEWGHDFRPGYLRIAELRELFPDVPLLALTASATPRVQEDIMLHLKFKEKHVLKKSFERENLVYGVVHDEDKRSKMQQVLKKIPGTGIIYARTRMGAVKAAEFLQKHGISADYYHAGLSNEERNKKQDAWKKGRTRIIVATTAFGMGIDKADVRLVMHVELPESLEAYYQEAGRCGRDGKRSFAVSLITEDNRLDLQSRVERQYVHPDVVKTVYHALGNYFQLPVGAGLQQSFDFDLKDFSKRFELHPVKVYHALKQLERQDYLTFSEAVFLPSRLRFLVDYKTLYDFELKNLKYDDLIKTILRSYGNPFDTYVNISEKEIAERGGQKASGVIKQLKALSNLGVLDYVPVTDKPQITFVQPRQDRDALSIDKKDIARRKKIQEEKLKAVVDFFYNDRICRGRRLLNYFGEKSEKDCGHCDVCLRKPEDMDEAVLGRQIFQKVVGLCKEKSYTLPELVEELEDEGKTKAVRAIRWLIDNDYITVGDKDQIILSC from the coding sequence TTGACTGATATCCATCAAATCCTGAAGAAGTATTGGGGCTATGATTCCTTTCGCTCGATGCAGGAGGAGATCATCCGCAGCATAGAGCAAGGAAAGGATACGCTGGCATTGCTTCCCACCGGTGGAGGCAAATCAGTCTGTTTTCAGGTCCCGGCACTGGCACAGGATGGATTGTGTATTGTGGTAACGCCCCTCATTGCACTGATGAAGGACCAGGTGGAGAACTTGCAGGCGCTTGGTATAAGAGCGATGGCAGTCTATTCCGGCATGAGCAAAAGAGAGGTGGATGTGGCGCTGGACAATTGCGTGTATGGAAAGGAGAAGTTTCTGTATGTTTCTCCGGAAAGGTTGCAGACCGAGCTTTTCAAGGCCAGGGCTGGGAAGATGCGCATAAATTTGATTGCGGTTGATGAGGCACATTGTATTTCAGAATGGGGCCATGACTTCCGGCCCGGCTATCTCCGGATTGCTGAATTGCGTGAGCTGTTTCCGGACGTTCCGCTTTTGGCACTTACGGCTTCAGCCACTCCGCGCGTTCAGGAGGATATCATGTTGCATTTAAAGTTCAAGGAGAAGCATGTCCTGAAGAAAAGCTTTGAGAGAGAAAACCTCGTATATGGCGTGGTGCATGATGAGGATAAGCGCAGCAAAATGCAGCAGGTGCTGAAAAAAATACCTGGAACAGGAATTATTTACGCCCGCACTCGTATGGGAGCCGTAAAGGCTGCGGAATTTCTACAAAAGCATGGGATCAGTGCAGATTACTATCACGCGGGCCTCAGTAATGAAGAACGCAACAAAAAGCAGGATGCCTGGAAAAAGGGCCGGACGCGTATAATTGTGGCCACCACGGCCTTTGGAATGGGAATAGACAAAGCGGACGTACGCCTCGTGATGCATGTGGAGTTACCTGAGAGCCTTGAGGCATATTATCAGGAAGCGGGGCGTTGTGGCCGGGATGGGAAACGATCTTTTGCGGTATCGCTCATTACAGAAGACAACAGGCTGGACCTGCAAAGCCGCGTGGAGCGCCAGTACGTGCATCCTGATGTTGTAAAGACCGTTTATCATGCATTGGGAAATTATTTTCAGTTGCCGGTAGGTGCCGGTTTGCAGCAGAGCTTTGATTTTGATTTGAAGGATTTCAGCAAACGCTTTGAGTTGCACCCGGTGAAGGTGTATCATGCCCTGAAACAACTGGAGCGGCAGGACTATCTGACTTTCAGCGAGGCGGTTTTCCTTCCGTCAAGATTACGGTTCCTGGTGGATTATAAAACTTTGTATGACTTTGAATTGAAGAACCTGAAATATGATGATTTGATAAAAACGATTCTCCGCTCTTATGGAAACCCTTTTGATACCTATGTGAATATCAGCGAAAAGGAAATAGCGGAAAGAGGTGGGCAAAAGGCGTCCGGAGTAATTAAACAGTTAAAAGCACTTTCTAATCTTGGGGTGCTGGATTATGTGCCGGTAACTGATAAACCTCAAATTACATTTGTGCAGCCACGGCAGGACAGGGATGCGCTTTCCATTGATAAAAAGGATATAGCAAGGAGAAAAAAGATCCAGGAGGAAAAGCTGAAGGCGGTGGTTGATTTCTTCTATAATGACCGGATTTGCCGGGGACGCAGACTGCTGAACTACTTTGGCGAGAAATCAGAAAAAGATTGCGGCCACTGCGATGTGTGCCTTCGAAAACCGGAAGATATGGATGAGGCCGTGCTGGGCCGGCAAATTTTTCAAAAAGTAGTAGGTTTGTGCAAAGAAAAAAGCTACACCCTTCCTGAACTGGTGGAAGAACTTGAGGATGAGGGAAAAACGAAAGCCGTCAGAGCAATTCGCTGGCTGATAGATAATGATTATATAACTGTAGGAGACAAAGACCAAATCATCCTTTCCTGTTGA
- a CDS encoding DUF1573 domain-containing protein has translation MKRFAHLPLLMLMLLAAPLAMAQSQSNASGKAEITFENDAIDYGSIEQNANGEREFQFKNTGSQPLIITGCNGSCGCTVPECPKEPIKPGESGVIKVKYDTNRLGRFSKTITVNSNASEPARLLRISGEVLEPGSKENVN, from the coding sequence ATGAAAAGATTTGCACACTTGCCCTTGCTTATGTTGATGCTGCTTGCAGCGCCTTTAGCGATGGCTCAGTCACAATCCAATGCATCAGGCAAAGCTGAGATTACATTTGAGAATGATGCAATTGACTACGGAAGTATAGAACAAAACGCTAATGGCGAACGGGAATTCCAGTTTAAGAATACCGGTTCACAGCCCTTGATCATTACCGGTTGCAACGGTTCGTGTGGATGCACAGTTCCCGAATGCCCGAAAGAGCCGATTAAGCCAGGCGAATCAGGAGTGATTAAGGTTAAGTATGATACAAACCGGCTGGGTCGGTTTTCCAAAACCATCACTGTTAATTCTAATGCCTCTGAGCCTGCAAGGCTGTTGCGTATCAGTGGTGAAGTGCTGGAGCCGGGTAGCAAGGAAAACGTCAACTAA